One window of Candidatus Nitrospira kreftii genomic DNA carries:
- a CDS encoding hypothetical protein (conserved protein of unknown function): MTESRLGSALLTIVLIATGINWFDPVMASDELPRSYLKFPLVSRERIPISRILAYPDQYQMREIRLTGTVTAIQTETITNRFVCGRAHERTRLTLEDDSGQIEVIDQGACGKNVGAVKAPMLKTGQPIDLLVQIMHHTSLGSSGSSVEATIRYINLARE, encoded by the coding sequence ATGACCGAATCTCGGCTTGGTTCAGCGTTACTGACGATCGTACTCATCGCCACCGGAATAAATTGGTTTGATCCTGTGATGGCATCGGACGAGCTCCCACGTTCTTATTTGAAATTCCCCCTCGTCTCTCGAGAACGGATTCCGATCAGCAGGATCTTAGCTTATCCAGACCAGTATCAGATGCGAGAAATCCGGTTGACCGGCACCGTCACGGCAATTCAAACCGAGACCATCACGAACAGGTTCGTCTGTGGACGAGCCCATGAACGGACAAGGCTCACACTTGAGGATGACAGCGGCCAGATCGAGGTGATCGATCAGGGAGCGTGCGGCAAGAATGTCGGAGCAGTCAAGGCGCCGATGCTAAAGACAGGCCAACCGATCGATCTCCTGGTCCAGATCATGCACCACACCAGCTTGGGCTCTTCCGGTTCATCGGTTGAAGCGACCATCCGCTACATCAACCTAGCCCGAGAGTAG
- a CDS encoding hypothetical protein (conserved protein of unknown function), whose product MITVKSPFVQQTLVAMTVFIAIGALSVIWPAIIALGLSVFLLFHSFGVEQEIVLRSWTEISHMSIIFTSPQRPGVLTILS is encoded by the coding sequence ATGATCACAGTGAAGAGCCCGTTCGTTCAGCAGACCTTGGTAGCGATGACGGTCTTTATCGCCATCGGTGCGCTCTCGGTGATCTGGCCCGCCATCATTGCCCTCGGACTAAGTGTATTCCTGCTCTTTCATTCTTTTGGCGTCGAACAGGAGATCGTACTCCGGTCGTGGACCGAGATCAGTCATATGTCGATCATCTTCACCTCTCCTCAACGCCCCGGTGTTCTGACGATTCTCTCGTGA